CATTGCCCGTGACGCAGCCGGGGTGATCTACACCCATGCCGGTCCGGAGATCGGTGTGGCCTCCACCAAGGCCTTTGTGACCCAGTTAACTGCGCTCTACCTGTTTACCATCCGTCTTGGCCGGGCCATCGGCCGTTTGAGTGTGACAGAGGGGCAGCAGATGATTGCCGATCTGAAAAAGGTGCCGGAACTGCTGGAGCAGACCCTGAAACTGAACGGCCAGACCGAAAAGATCGCCCGCCAGTACATGAACGCCCGTGACTTCCTCTACCTGGGCCGGGGCAGGAACTTCCCGATCGCCCTGGAAGGTGCGCTCAAACTGAAGGAGATCTCCTACATCCACGCGGAAGGGTATCCTGCCGGCGAGATGAAGCATGGCCCGATCGCCCTGATTGACGAGTATGTGCCGGTGGTGGTGCTGGTGCCGAAGAACAGTACCTACGAAAAGACCGTCTCCAACATGGAAGAGGTGGTCGCACGCAGCGGCCGGGTGATCGCCCTCTGCAGCGAAGGTGACCATGAGGTGCAGGATAAGGCCGAGGCAACGCTGCAACTACCAGGGCTTAGTGATGACCTTGACCCGATCCTGCTGTCGGTGCCGTTGCAACTGCTGGCCTACCATATTGCTGTGTTAAAAGGTACTGACGTGGATCAGCCACGCAATCTTGCCAAGAGCGTGACAGTGGAATAAACGACCTGTCCAAGAAAATGGTGAAGATGAACAGATTTTGACATAAAAACGTAACAATTATTTTGTTGACAGCTGCATATCGTTCCGTTACTTTCCGCTCACGTAAAGGGGAGTAGCCACCGGCCGGAGAAATGGCCGCCCCGTATCCGTCAATACGACCAACCGGTCCGGATATGGGACGAGAAATCGACCGCAAGACCTTTACCCAAACGATTAATTATCGTTATGGGTAAAGGTCTTTTTTGTTTTCCGGATTGTTTTTCACGAGGTGCAGCACCGCTGCCACTCAACTACACACCAGGAGGTTGTACCAATGCCATACCGTATGAAGTCAACCAACAAGGAACCGCGTAAAGAATGCAAGGACATGAAAAAAGAGAGAACAGCAAAAAACATTGTCAGTCTTACGCTATCTGACAAGGAGCGGAGAGTCATGGAACGTATTACCAAGGCAACGTCAAAAGAGGCTTCAGACGTTATCAGAGAGGCGTTCAGCTTCTGGATTTCTAGGCGTCAACGACTCTGTCTGGACGTCTAGTATACCATTCACAGGAAATAAATCGGTTATCAACAAGGCCAGAAAACTGGCAGAACCAAACTGAAAGGAGCATTAATCCATGCACTGTCCCGTCTGTCCTGAAACAAACCTGGTCATGTCGGATCGCCAGGGAGTGGAAATTGATTATTGTCCCAAATGCCGTGGCGTCTGGCTTGACCGGGGAGAGCTGGACAAGATAATCGAGCGTTCAGCAGCTCAGGAAGCATCGGCACAGCCTGTATATCAGCAGGCAGCCCAGTACCAGCAGCCTCCACAGCAGCATGGACATTATTCAGATAAACACCATGGTCACGGCCATGGCTACCGGTACAAGAAAAAGAAATCGTTTCTGGAAGAGCTTTTTGATTAATGCCCAGTTCCCTGGTGGCCGAAAAGCCATCAGGGAACTTACAAGAAAAGGATACTCTCATGTCTTCTCATGTCGTCTTGTGGGGCGCATTTACGCTGTTGGTGGTTGTCATGTTGGCCGTTGATCTGGGCATGAACCGCAAGAGCCATCAGGTGTCATTCAAAGAGGCACTGGGTTGGAGCCTGGTCTGGGTGGGGCTTGCCCTGGTATTTAATGTCGGCATCTACTTTATGATGGGCAAGCAACCGGCCCTTGAGTTCCTGACCGGCTACCTGATTGAAAAGTCGCTCTCGGTTGACAACCTGTTTGTCTTCATCATGATCTTTACGGTCTTTGGCGTTAAGGGAGAGCTCCAGGCACGGGTGTTGAAGTGGGGTATCCTGGGCGCCCTGGTCATGCGGGTAGTCTTCATCTTTGTGGGGGCTGAACTGCTGCAGCGCTTTCAGTGGCTGTTCTATATCTTTGGCGCGATACTGCTCTACACCGCCTGGAAGATGGCCTTTGGCCCCAGCCATGAAATGGATCCGGACAAAAACATTATCGTGCGTTTTGCCCGCAAGTTCCTGCCGATGACCAGAAAGATCAGGGGAGACTGGTTTTTTACCCGGCGTCTGCAACTCTGGGTGGCCAGCCCGCTGTTTATGGTGCTGCTGGTGGTGGAGGCAAGTGACCTGGTCTTTGCACTTGATTCCATACCGGCTATTTTTGCGATTACCCTTGACCCGTTCATTGTGCTGACCTCCAATGTCTTTGCCATCATGGGACTACGGTCGCTGTACTTTCTGCTGGCCGGTGTGATGGGGATGTTTATTTACTTGAAGTACGGCATCTCCTTTATCCTCGGATTTGTAGGCATCAAGATGATCCTGATCATGCTGGGGATGCATATACCGGTTGCACTGTCACTAGGCATTATTGTGCTGAGTCTGCTGGTGGCGGTGGTGGCATCGCTACTCTCGGCAAAAAATACGATTAACCTTGCCAGCCAAGAGGCTGGATAACAGAACAAAACAAGTTGCCTTAAATTTAATGGACGCTGGAAGGAGATCATCAAGGACAAGCTGAATGCCATCAAG
Above is a window of Trichlorobacter lovleyi SZ DNA encoding:
- a CDS encoding TFIIB-type zinc ribbon-containing protein — its product is MHCPVCPETNLVMSDRQGVEIDYCPKCRGVWLDRGELDKIIERSAAQEASAQPVYQQAAQYQQPPQQHGHYSDKHHGHGHGYRYKKKKSFLEELFD
- a CDS encoding TerC family protein; translation: MSSHVVLWGAFTLLVVVMLAVDLGMNRKSHQVSFKEALGWSLVWVGLALVFNVGIYFMMGKQPALEFLTGYLIEKSLSVDNLFVFIMIFTVFGVKGELQARVLKWGILGALVMRVVFIFVGAELLQRFQWLFYIFGAILLYTAWKMAFGPSHEMDPDKNIIVRFARKFLPMTRKIRGDWFFTRRLQLWVASPLFMVLLVVEASDLVFALDSIPAIFAITLDPFIVLTSNVFAIMGLRSLYFLLAGVMGMFIYLKYGISFILGFVGIKMILIMLGMHIPVALSLGIIVLSLLVAVVASLLSAKNTINLASQEAG